From the Nerophis ophidion isolate RoL-2023_Sa linkage group LG18, RoL_Noph_v1.0, whole genome shotgun sequence genome, one window contains:
- the LOC133537307 gene encoding gastrula zinc finger protein XlCGF57.1-like isoform X5: MCERTIAKYEEELCCVKMCERTIAEYKEELSRTKEENERLRQLLEAVFKKPQVVLHRTDLNEEHLPHEQEVEPQYPHIHKEEEVPHSQHIKEGGEEPHPPHIKEEHEAPQTHNVKLTLHIKGQAEDPLILHIKKEEDDPLTPPFKEQENPLNPYFKEEEEDQEPPHIKEEEEEEGISQPKWLEEFPVTGVPVKSEDDEVKGESEERGGGEPPSSSSTQHMTTEADGDHCGGSQADKLLAPLSDSEDTTSHSPDTDDEDSKDDKTCHTDNTHFKCSHCHKTFQYHCRLKRHMRTHTGEKPFSCSLCSKGFTQSHNLKVHMRTHTGEKTFSCSICGKSFAQSQDLKKHWRTHTGEKPFSCSICGKGFAQSQDLKVHMRTHTGEKAFSCSTCGKGFTQSQNLKAHKRTHTCDKSHSCSICNRSFGDQPTLVAHMRTHSGKKTFSCSICGKGFAQSQDLKVHMRTHTGEKPFSCSTCGKSFTQSQSLKRHMRTHTGEKAFSCSTCGKGFTQSQDVKVHMTTHTGEKSHSCSICNRSFGERSSLVAHMRIHPGEKVLSCSVCGERLSSKYQCKKHKCAGENSSSK, encoded by the coding sequence acctcaATGAAGAACATCTACCTCATGAGCAGGAGGTGGAACCACAGTACCCCCACATACAcaaggaagaagaggtaccacattcccaacacatcaaagagggaggagaggagccacatcccccccacattaaagaggaacatgaggcgccacagacccataatgttaaactgacccttcacattaaagggcaagcggaggacccactgatcttacacatcaaaaaggaagaggatgatccactgacccctccctttaaggagcaagagaacccacTGAACccttactttaaagaggaagaagaggaccaagagccgccgcacattaaagaggaagaggaggaagagggcatcagtcagcctaaatggttggaggagttcccagtgactggtgtccctgtgaagagtgaagatgatgaggtgaaaggtgaaagtgaggagaggggagggggggagcctccaagcagcagctcaacacaacacatgacaacagaagctgatggagaccactgtggaggatcacaagcagacaagctcttagctccactatcagatagtgaggacacaacgtcacactctcctgacactgatgatgaagactctaaagatgataagacatgtcacactgacaacactcacttcaaatgttctcactgtcacaaaacctttcaataccattgtcgtctgaaaagacacatgagaacacacactggagaaaaacctttttcttgttcactctgtagtaaaggttttacacaaagtcacaatttgaaagtccacatgagaacacacactggagaaaaaacattttcttgttcaatctgtggtaaaagttttgcacaaagtcaggatttgaaaaAACActggagaacacacactggagaaaaacctttttcctgttcaatctgtggtaaaggttttgcacaaagtcaggatttgaaagtacacatgagaacacacactggtgaaaaagctttttcctgttcaacctgtggtaaaggttttacacaaagtcagaatttgaaagcacacaagagaacacacacttgtgataaatcacattcctgttcaatctgcaacagaagctttggtgaCCAACcaacccttgtagcacacatgagaacacacagtggcaaaaaaactttttcttgttcaatatgtggtaaaggttttgcacaaagtcaggatttgaaagtacacatgagaacacacactggtgaaaaacctttttcttgttcaacctgtggtaaaagttttacacaaagtcaaagtttgaaaagacacatgagaacacacactggtgaaaaggctttttcctgttcaacctgtggtaaaggttttacacaaagtcaagatgtgaaagtacacatgacaacacacactggtgaaaaatcacattcctgttcaatctgcaacagaagctttggtgaacgatcaagccttgtagcacacatgagaatacacccgggagagaaagtgttgagttgcagtgtgtgtggtgaaagattgtcttctaagtaccagtgtaagaaacacaagtgtgctggtgagaacagcagcagcaaatga
- the LOC133537307 gene encoding oocyte zinc finger protein XlCOF22-like isoform X4, giving the protein MCERTIAKYEEELCCVKMCERTIAEYKEELSRTKEENERLRQLLEAVFKKPQVVLHRTDVQQPPHIKKEEEDPQPPHMKEEEEEVWMSQEGECPVGQEEADVSKFPLTVVSVKTEEHEDKPPESSQLHHSPNLNEEHLPHEQEVEPQYPHIHKEEEVPHSQHIKEGGEEPHPPHIKEEHEAPQTHNVKLTLHIKGQAEDPLILHIKKEEDDPLTPPFKEQENPLNPYFKEEEEDQEPPHIKEEEEEEGISQPKWLEEFPVTGVPVKSEDDEVKGESEERGGGEPPSSSSTQHMTTEADGDHCGGSQADKLLAPLSDSEDTTSHSPDTDDEDSKDDKTCHTDNTHFKCSHCHKTFQYHCRLKRHMRTHTGEKPFSCSLCSKGFTQSHNLKVHMRTHTGEKTFSCSICGKSFAQSQDLKKHWRTHTGEKPFSCSICGKGFAQSQDLKVHMRTHTGEKAFSCSTCGKGFTQSQNLKAHKRTHTCDKSHSCSICNRSFGDQPTLVAHMRTHSGKKTFSCSICGKGFAQSQDLKVHMRTHTGEKPFSCSTCGKSFTQSQSLKRHMRTHTGEKAFSCSTCGKGFTQSQDVKVHMTTHTGEKSHSCSICNRSFGERSSLVAHMRIHPGEKVLSCSVCGERLSSKYQCKKHKCAGENSSSK; this is encoded by the exons atgtccagcagccccctcacataaaaaaggaagaggaggatccacagcccccccacatgaaagaggaagaggaggaagtgtggatgagtcaggagggagagtgtcctgtagggcaggaggaggctgatgtcagcaagtttccactgactgttgtctctgtgaagactgaagagcatgaagacaaaccacctgagtcctcacagcttcatcacagtccaa acctcaATGAAGAACATCTACCTCATGAGCAGGAGGTGGAACCACAGTACCCCCACATACAcaaggaagaagaggtaccacattcccaacacatcaaagagggaggagaggagccacatcccccccacattaaagaggaacatgaggcgccacagacccataatgttaaactgacccttcacattaaagggcaagcggaggacccactgatcttacacatcaaaaaggaagaggatgatccactgacccctccctttaaggagcaagagaacccacTGAACccttactttaaagaggaagaagaggaccaagagccgccgcacattaaagaggaagaggaggaagagggcatcagtcagcctaaatggttggaggagttcccagtgactggtgtccctgtgaagagtgaagatgatgaggtgaaaggtgaaagtgaggagaggggagggggggagcctccaagcagcagctcaacacaacacatgacaacagaagctgatggagaccactgtggaggatcacaagcagacaagctcttagctccactatcagatagtgaggacacaacgtcacactctcctgacactgatgatgaagactctaaagatgataagacatgtcacactgacaacactcacttcaaatgttctcactgtcacaaaacctttcaataccattgtcgtctgaaaagacacatgagaacacacactggagaaaaacctttttcttgttcactctgtagtaaaggttttacacaaagtcacaatttgaaagtccacatgagaacacacactggagaaaaaacattttcttgttcaatctgtggtaaaagttttgcacaaagtcaggatttgaaaaAACActggagaacacacactggagaaaaacctttttcctgttcaatctgtggtaaaggttttgcacaaagtcaggatttgaaagtacacatgagaacacacactggtgaaaaagctttttcctgttcaacctgtggtaaaggttttacacaaagtcagaatttgaaagcacacaagagaacacacacttgtgataaatcacattcctgttcaatctgcaacagaagctttggtgaCCAACcaacccttgtagcacacatgagaacacacagtggcaaaaaaactttttcttgttcaatatgtggtaaaggttttgcacaaagtcaggatttgaaagtacacatgagaacacacactggtgaaaaacctttttcttgttcaacctgtggtaaaagttttacacaaagtcaaagtttgaaaagacacatgagaacacacactggtgaaaaggctttttcctgttcaacctgtggtaaaggttttacacaaagtcaagatgtgaaagtacacatgacaacacacactggtgaaaaatcacattcctgttcaatctgcaacagaagctttggtgaacgatcaagccttgtagcacacatgagaatacacccgggagagaaagtgttgagttgcagtgtgtgtggtgaaagattgtcttctaagtaccagtgtaagaaacacaagtgtgctggtgagaacagcagcagcaaatga